The region TTAAACCTGCCACATACCAATCTGGAGTGGTCTTCATCTATCCTTGCCTTCTATGTGTGAGGGCCATTTGGAGGAACCAACAAATTCCTAGTGAAGTGTTCATTCGCCATGTTTATTCCATTGTCAATATTCCTTCCTGGTATGGCTTACAAGATAATAATATTTAGGTTTTGCCCCCACCTAAATGTGTTTTTGGTCTCATCTCAACAATGCACACACTGATAGCATCAAGTGGggaacatggaaaaagaaaggttTTTACTGAGAGGGAGCTTCTAATGCTTGTATAATCCCACCCACCATTTAGGTCTCTACAAGTTATTCTCCACTTGAACCACTTTTATCCCACCCTGATTCGTTCTCTGCCTTTCTTGGCTGCTCTGTGCCCTGGCTTGCTGACCCCTGCACACTACATCAGTCAGCCCCACCAATTTGCAGTTGGACTCCATCAGTAGAAGAGAGAATGCTAAGGAAGACAGGGCAGCAGGGAGCGGTCAGGGCATCCCCTCTCCCTCTCAGCCTCAGTGCCTCATCTCCAGCAGTAGCTGCATCCTCCACAGTCACAGCTCTGCCTGGTGGCCCCTCCTTGGTGACTCCAGTTCACATTGGGCTTTTGtaactctccttcctccccttgctTCTTCAGTACAGGGGCTGAAACAGTGTCCCACTGTGATTGGCCTTGAGGTGACTCATCATCTTTAGTTTGTTATTTCAACCCTGTCCACATCTCTATAAGTCAGTCCTTTCATTAAAGCGTTTTCTTTCAAGACTAGTTTGAGTCTATTTCCAGCCTGATACAAGAGCTCTCTTCCAAAATTGATTCTTGACCTTTGGAATGTGAGGAGACAGATGTGACCTGTCCTGTGGGTGTTAAAGCCCTTCAGATCACTGTAAAGTAATTTGGGGCTAATACCTCAAGGTTAATGCCACAGAGTGTATTACTTTTTCCATTCTGCTTGTATCTGTCTGGAACATCTCATGGGCAGAGATGACTTGGGTTGGGCTGAATTTGTATCCTCCTGAGTTCCTGGACTACATAATACCATCTAATACCATTCTAATCCACCATCATTTTTAACAAATGCTTATTATTTCTTCATATGGTAAAGCAGATCTCCAAAGAGCAGCATCCATGTGGTGTTAGCATGGTGTCACAATATTAGGAATTCCATAACAGACCATGCATTCTGAGCGGTAAAAGGGATTTCTCTTTCAAAAAGACCATGAAGGTAATATGAATTTTAGTAGGCCCAGAATTAAATCAACAGTCACTGCAGAGTCAAAACAAGTTAGACAGCTTCTCTAGAGGGACCTTAGCTACATGGAGAAGGCATCTTACATTTTAAGGAGCATTTCTAATCAAAACACACATATCTGAGCAAGTCTGTAAAGAAGAAtatttagagacttccctggtggcccagtggttaagaatctgcctttcagtgcgggagacatgggtttgatccctggtcagggaactaagatcccccatatTGCAGGGCAACTCAGCCTGCACACAGAAACTATTGAGCCTGAGTGTtctagagcccacacaccacaaccaagacccagcacagcctccactcctctcaaaaaaaaaaacacacacacacaaaaaaaaaaaaaaccagaagaacAACATTTACTTTCTCAGCATatgtggggctgggggtgaggacaATGCTGATTGTCAAACAGAGAGATTtcctacttcctttttttttaatttctataaaataaaacctgaacCACACAGTGCCCAATCCTGGCTTCACAGTCCATGGAGATAGACTGTGGATTCTGCTTTGGGACCTGAGCTGCACCAGTCACTGGGAGAACTTCTCACCTCTAGCCTCATGTTCCTGTGGCCTTTGCTTCTGGTCCTTGGTGGGTAGGATGCTACAGCAGGATTTGGGGACAGCCGGGGCagaactgggcttccctcatggctcagagggtaaagaatctgcttgccaatgcaggagacctgggttcgatccctgggtcaggaagattccctggagaagggaatggctacccactccagtattcttgcctgaagaatcccatggacagaggagtctatgggctacagttcatggggtagcaaagagctgggtgactaactgagtgactaacacacacacacacacacacgcacacacacacacacacacacacacacggcagaaTCACCTATACCTGGGCACCCagaatctcttctttttctgctagGATTAGTAGCAATGGGCTTCAGTTTCTAATAACTCAGGACCAATAATAGGTAATATGCAAATGAGTACTGATGAGCAGGGTTCCCAGGAAAAACAAAGGACTGTGAGTTTCTTTTCTAAATACTACTGCCTTCTCCCTTTGTTTAATAACCATTTCTACTTTGATCTCTAACAAAATTGGAAAGCTTCTTAAAAGGACATCAAAGGAATTTTGTTaggataaattttatttctaaccCATTTAAATCCTCCTCTGCCACCAACCCCACTTCCACTTCAAATTACCACATTTTTGGTTAAACTCCAACTTTCCTAGACTTAGGTTTTGGAGAGGCTTCAATACTTGCTACCCAGAGATGAGACTGTGTTTTTTGCTGATTAATATGACTCTTGTgcgtatgcatgctcagtcactcagtcatgtccaactctttgagaacccatggactgtagcccacaggctcctctgtccacgtgattctccaggcaagaatactgggagtgggttgccatgcccttctccaggggatctttcccacccagggactaaaccaccatttcctgtctcttgcattgcaggcacttACCTCTGAGCCAAGCCATGGCTCTTGTATATGGATGCAAATATAATACTAGATCTAAATagggggaaaagaagaaacagtgtCAAAAGGACACCTCCATTTCCTTCCCGACCCTTCCTGGTTTGTGTGTTGCCACCAGGCAGGCAATgtatctcaaaataaaacaaaacaaacaaaaatcagtcttaaagagagaaggtgggagaggAGATAGTAAGTCATGAAACTTCTGAGAATTTACTTGCAAAATAACCAACTTCTGGTAAAGGAGATGGTTTATGTTTACAGAGTGTTTTGTCTTACAAAACAAACATTCAGTTCTACAGGAATGTTGTGAAGGTAGGAAGGGGAGATAGGAGGGAAAATAGAGGAACTGAGGGAAGAAggatggaagggaagggagggtaGGGGTAGAGGGAAGAAGGGGtagaggaaaggggaaaagagaattgctggaaatatttttagagagttataacctttttaaaaaagatatttattctaGTCTTGTAGTAACCTCTCTGACTCTGTTCCCCTACAGCTCCTATCAGCGTGCAGTCAGGTGAGTTACTCTTTTGGTGGTGGTGTTCTTCTAGACCTCTAGGAACCATAGTTATTCTGCTATGCAAGGAAGATACCACTTCCCCCAGCCTCTTAGGTGAGGGTTTTGGAGATCAGGGCTTGGACTGGGGTGAAGAGAGCAGGAGGCCAGTGTCTCACCTTGGTCATAGCCGGGGCAGGAGTGCTCTGACGTCACATTCATCTTTGCTACCTGCCTGCTTGATGGGCAAAAGACCCTACCCTGACACTCCAAGGCAATGAATTCCTCCACCTTTACTACTAAGCCCTGGGACAGGAAAGAATTTAACTTATGAAGAGAAAGCAAATCATGCAATGTAGTATCGGGAAAATGTTCTCCTGGTTTCATCCACAGGAGCTCAGTTGCCTCCACCAGAAGCACTAGAGACAGTgatggaaaatatttataatagaaaacCAGTGGGCTAGGGAGAGGCTGTGTAAAAAACAAGAACTTCCCTCAATCTTATATTTGGATTGCAAACTACCCATgtctaacttttctttcttttttttaattaaaattctaatgtaatgaaaaagaaagtttgCTTTTATATTAACCTGGAAAGTTACACTTTCTTCTTTAATGATTCCTTGGAGAGAGTATTTATCCTGCTATAGGCATGGAAAGTGATACTTATAAATCTAGTACTTTTATATCTGGTGATCTAAATTACAttacattttgttattttaagcaaAAATGTTCTTAACACATTAGAGAGTCTCTGAATCAGCTTCATAGGATCCAGTGAACTCCCTGAAATTGTAGTATAatgtgtacatatgtacaatTGTACGTTCCTCAAGGGaatggcatgcatgcatgctaagtcacttcagttgtgtctgactctgtgtgaccctatggactgtagcccaccaagctcctttgtccatgggattctccaggcaagaatattggagtgggttgccatgccctcctccaggggatcttcctgacccagggactgaacccaagttgcttatgtctcctgcactggcaggctggttctttaccactagcaccatctgggaagccctcaaaggaATGGATCTGTAAGTACACAGGGAAAAGGGTCCAATCTTTGTTCCAGACTCTGTGTAACCTGTAGTCACATTTCTTATCTAACTCCAGCCCTTGTCAATATTACCAAGTTGGTCatataaatcttatttttcaaatatttctttaattaagttttaatttctgtaatcttcactgaaagtgaagtgaaagtaaaagttgctcatgttcgactctttgcaaccccattgactatacagtccatggaattctccaggccagaatactggagtgggtagcctttccctcctccaggggatctttccaacccagggatcgaactgaagTCTCTcgaattgcagatggattctttaccagctgagccacaggggaagcccaagaatactggagtgggtagcctatccttctccagtggatcttcccgacccaggaagatccaggaatcaaagcgaagtctcctgcattgcaggtggattctttaccaactgagctatcagggaagcaaaacCTTGCCCAATGTTGAGGAAGAAAACTTTAGGTCTCCAGAAGGACTTaagacttctttttctttatcaatACTTATGACTCCCACCATCCACTCCAACCTCCTAGCCTAATGGTGGGGCTTTTGAAGTAGCTAAAAAAATATGGAGTAGTCATCTCTGAAATTATTTGATCATTTTGTTCTATCAGGAAAAAAATTTGAGCATGTACctttaatgtattatatatatggtggtggtggtggtttagtccctaagttttgtcctactcttgcaaccccatggactgtagtccaccaggctcctctgtccatgggatttcccaggcaagaatactgggatgggtcaCCTTTTACTTCTCCAATTATATAAGTATAGATCCCTATATTGAGTGTGAATGTTgtaaaatacaacaaaaacagaaaatttaaaagatgagaaaatgttTATCATAATATGAAAGCTTTCTCTCCACCTCCTTACGAATCCcactttgcatttttttaattgaagtatagctggcTTACATATTTGTGAGATTCTGGTTttcagcagagtgattcagttatatatatatacattctttttcatttgtttccctgtgctataaacacttgttgtttattttatatataatagtttgtatctactaatcccaaactcctaatttatcctttttccccttttgcctttgataaccataaatttgctttctatgtctgtctgtttctgttttataaataagtacatttgtatcatattttagagtctACATATAGGTGGGatatagtatttgcctttctctgacttatttcacttggtatgataatctctgggtccatccacattgctgcaaatggcattatttcactcttgtatgactgagtagtattccacttattagtggaggacagggaagtctggtgtgctacattccatggggttgcaaagagtcagacacagcttagcgactgaacaacaacagctatgGTATTCCATTGTGCGTGTACATccatattaatatacatatacatgttctttatccattcatctgtcaatgaacatctagGCCGCTTCCACTGCAAATAGTGCTACTGTAAACATTGGGGTGCAAGGGTCTTTTTGGAGTTTTCATTGATCCCACTTTGAAGACTCGATCTTGACATCACGAGACAAGACACTGAGACCTAGCACTCTTTCCCTCCACCGTAAACTCATGGCTGAAGGGGTGAGCTGGGCAGACAGCCCCTCTCAAGGGCAGTCTCTTTTCCCACTCTGTTCCTTCATCTCTGGCACTGCCTCTCTTGACACTGAAGGAGAATGATCCAAAGTTCGGACCAGGGATTAGATTTTACATCAGAACAACAAATATTTTCCCTGCAGTTTATCCCAATGTACTACAATACCCCAATGTActatgctgaagaattgatgcttttgaaccgtggtgctggagaagactcttgagagtcccttggacagcaaggagatccaaccagtccatcctaaaggaaatcagtcctgaatattcattgtaaggcttgatgttgaagctgaaatttcagtactttggccacctgatgtgaagaaccgactcatttgaaaagaccctgatgctgggaaagattgaaggcaggaggagaaagggatgacagaggatgagatggttggatggcatcaccaactcaatggacatgagtttgaataaactccaggagttggtgatgaacagggaggcccggagtgctgcaatccatgggctcacagagttggacacgactgagcaactgaactgaactacaattCCAAATTGATTTTTAAACCTGAATTTCTAGTTCCACTGTCAACCAAAAAATTTTCCCCCAAAGAGGCCCAAGGCTGCAGGGTTAAGTCACAGAGCACTGTTGTGGTTGACTCCCCCTTCTTTCTGCACAAACTTTCAGGCAATAGTCTCTTGCTCCTCTCCACTGTactgttttctttccctcctggGGCAGATCCAAAACACCGAGCTGTTCGTGCACTCTCTAGTGACCACTCTCTTTTATGAGGAGGCAATGACCTGAATAGAAGAGGAGCCCATTTCTCTTCTTAGGGATCATCCAGATGCCTCTGAAAAAAGCATCCAAGTGAGGAATTATGAATATTGAAGCTgtagatcccagggctgatatctcAGTGACCCAGACTGTTTCATCCAAGGAGAATGACAAAGGGAAGCTTTTTGAATTATACTCCTGGGCTGAGCCTCTAAGGAATGACAAAAGCAAAGGTTATTTATGGCTGCCACAGGGATATGAGGTCACCTTGAATGGATATTAGGGGATGTTAAGTGGAACTGTTTTAAATCCGTATTTTCCAGAAAAGTATTGgcacccaggaaaaaaaaaagggattaaatatttttaatagacaTAAAGCTATTAGGATGTATGGAAGACAAAATATGTCACTAAGTGAAACAGAGCTCACCTTTGCTGAGCAAAGAAGCCAAGAGAGCCAGTAGGTCCCAAGGGACCTATGGCTGCCCAGCTTCCTGTATATGAGTTTGCATTATCCCTCTGCCTTATAAACAGAatctagagggctgggatgggagtggggagccTTGGAATCATAGATATTTTTGCATCTTTTGCAGACTGGCTGACTATCGATATGCCATACTATGCCTATGAAGGAGACCAGGTGGTGGTGAGGTGCTCTGGCAgagacaataataaaataaagagactGACGTTCTACAAAGATGGAGCTTGGCTACCCGCTTATTATAACACCTATATCATTTCAAATGCAAGACCCAGTGACAGTGGCTCCTATTATTGTAAGGCAAAAAGGAGAGTGTTCTTATTTATAGATGACACGGAACAAACAAGATCTGTATGGCTCACTGTCCGAGGTGAGGGTCTCACTTTTTAAGTGGATGAGACTGGGAAGGAGTAGGGCCTGTGTGGAAGGAGCAGGGTGCAGAGCAGAGAAGACCACCCAGGAAGGGAGAAATGGTGGGCGGCTGTGTGTCCTAGAGTCTGGGCCTGTTTCCTGCTCACTGGGGCTGAAAAGGCACTTCTCTACAGGAACTCTATACCTCACTGACTGGTGGCCTCTGTTTAATTCTTCCCTCCAGAGCTGTTTCCAACACCTCAACTGACAACCAGACCCTCGCAACCCACTGAGGGAGCCTCAGTAACCCTGTTCTGTGGTACCCAGCTCCCTGCAGACAGATCAGAAACCCAACTTCGCTACTCCTTCTACAGGGGTGGCTACACCCTGAGGTCAGACTGGGACTCACCAGAGTTTTGGATCTCAGAAATATGGATAGAAGACTCAGGATATTACTGGTGTGAGGCAAGGACAGTATCTCACAGTGTCTCAAAGCAGAGTCACCAGTCCTATATACAAGTGCAAAGTGAGCATTGGTACTGGGCTGCTAGGTTGGGCGGGCAGAGAAGAACTGTAGTTCCCATTCAGACCTGTGTTCTTCATTTCAACTGTGCTGCCTCTATGCCTGTGGTTGGGGGGCTACAATGACTTAACCAGGCTCTGCTTTATTAACTGCTACCATGGCATCATCTCCCAATAGTTCTGCTCTccctaccagaaaaaaaaaaaaaaaaaaaaggatttccctggtggtccagcagttaagactccatgatcccaatgcagagggtccaggttcaatccctggtcagagaactagatcccatagaaagtggaagtgttagtcaatcagtcgtgtccaactctttgcgaccccataaactgtatcccacttggctcctctgtccatggaattctccaggcaagaatactggagtgggttggcattcccttctccaggggatcttcctgactcagggatcaaactcaggtcttctgcattggaggtagatgctttatcatctgagccaccccaCAATCaaaagatctcacaagctgcaacaagatccagtgcagccaaataaataaatttaaaatacatatgtataatttatatatgtattttaaaatagttcaaaaaataattttttaaaaaaaagtaaagaagtatttttaaaaaac is a window of Ovis aries strain OAR_USU_Benz2616 breed Rambouillet chromosome 1, ARS-UI_Ramb_v3.0, whole genome shotgun sequence DNA encoding:
- the LOC121817794 gene encoding Fc receptor-like protein 2 isoform X2; this encodes MFLWPLLLVLAPISVQSGKNIGVGCHALLQGIFLTQGLNPSCLCLLHWQAGSLPLAPSGKPSKEWIYWLTIDMPYYAYEGDQVVVRCSGRDNNKIKRLTFYKDGAWLPAYYNTYIISNARPSDSGSYYCKAKRRVFLFIDDTEQTRSVWLTVRELFPTPQLTTRPSQPTEGASVTLFCGTQLPADRSETQLRYSFYRGGYTLRSDWDSPEFWISEIWIEDSGYYWCEARTVSHSVSKQSHQSYIQVQIPVSRPVLTFSVPGAQALTGDVVELRCEDKGASPPILYRFYHENVPLGNTAAPFGGGASFNLSVTARHSGAYACEADNGLGAQRSDVAVLYVTEFPPKIRLVNGPHRCEGRVEVEKEGHWGTVCDDGWDMKDVAVVCRELGCGAAKHTPAGMLYLPVAEEDQPVFIQVALCNGTEAALAECEQVETFDCGHDEDAGAVCEAF